One genomic region from Electrophorus electricus isolate fEleEle1 chromosome 25, fEleEle1.pri, whole genome shotgun sequence encodes:
- the LOC118240782 gene encoding motile sperm domain-containing protein 2-like, which yields MAASKFNNAITLSALRHTSVTTLNVLCVSTSCITDQFKYSYPPLPDDDFQSPICENGPIVSEDESEAKEAESECRDSLESSFNTEHGIRLKKVNFMEDVAKQDDVDRADISNRQKGARRPLTTFKGTLLHVSPSEELSFGSRDTERKCLVILHNVTKNHVAFKVRTTAPEKYRVKPSSSSCETGANVDIVVSLHGGYQASPQDRFLVMAAEMEANVSAGSLDLAQFWKEVPKAKIMEHRLRCHILESPKSILSNLSDTSLGTPTTDTQDLHMTLMRVMASNSRLEQKVDMCLWLQKVLLLLASVLLAFSFSTIYLLWTS from the exons ATGGCGGCTTCCAAATTTAACAATGCGA TCACACTATCTGCACTTCGACACACCTCGGTAACGACGTTGAACGTTTTGTGCGTGTCTACATCCTGCATTACg GACCAGTTCAAATACAGCTACCCACCCCTCCCTGATGACGACTTCCAATCTCCCATATGTGAAAATGGACCAATTGTCAGCGAGGATGAGAGTGAGGCGAAAGAGGCAGAGTCAGAATGTAGAGATAGCCTGGAGTCGAGTTTTAATACAGAGCATGGCATCAGACTCAAGAAG GTAAATTTCATGGAAGATGTTGCAAAGCAAGATGATGTAGATAGGGCAGACATTTCGAACAGGCAGAAAGGGGCCAGGAGACCTTTGACCACCTTCAAGGGCACACTACTGCACGTCAG tccATCTGAGGAACTCAGTTTTGGTtctagagatacagagagaaaatgtctgGTCATCCTCCACAACGTGACCAAAAACCATGTGGCGTTCAAG GTGCGAACGACAGCTCCAGAGAAGTACCGTGTGAAGCCCAGCAGTAGCAGCTGTGAGACAGGGGCCAATGTTGACATTGTGGTCTCTCTGCATGGAG GTTACCAGGCCTCTCCTCAGGACCGCTTCCTGGTCATGGCTGCTGAGATGGAAGCAAATGTAAGTGCAGGCTCCCTGGATCTCGCCCAGTTCTGGAAGGAAGTTCCCAAAGCAAAGATCATGGAGCACAG ACTTCGGTGTCATATTCTTGAGAGTCCTAAGTCTATTCTGAGTAATCTGAGTGACACTTCGTTAGGCACGCCTACCACTGACACCCAAGATCTCCACATGACA TTAATGCGAGTCATGGCCAGTAACTCCCGCCTGGAGCAGAAGGTGGACATGTGTTTATGGTTGCAGAAGGTTCTCCTCTTACTGGCATCAGTGTTGCTGGCTTTCAGCTTCTCCACCATCTACTTACTGTGGACATCATAA
- the LOC118240806 gene encoding motile sperm domain-containing protein 2-like, whose amino-acid sequence MEDVAKQDDVDRADISNRQKGARRPLTTFKGTLLHVSPSEELSFGSRDTERKCLVILHNVTKNHVAFKVRTTAPEKYRVKPSSSSCETGANVDIVVSLHGGYQASPQDRFLVMAAEMEANVSAGSLDLAQFWKEVPKAKIMEHRLRCHILESPKSILSNLSDTSLGTPTTDTQDLHMTLMRVMASNSRLEQKVDMCLWLQKVLLLLASVLLAFSFSTIYLLWTS is encoded by the exons ATGGAAGATGTTGCAAAGCAAGATGATGTAGATAGGGCAGACATTTCGAACAGGCAGAAAGGGGCCAGGAGACCTTTGACCACCTTCAAGGGCACACTACTGCACGTCAG tccATCTGAGGAACTCAGTTTTGGTtctagagatacagagagaaaatgtctgGTCATCCTCCACAACGTGACCAAAAACCATGTGGCGTTCAAG GTGCGAACGACAGCTCCAGAGAAGTACCGTGTGAAGCCCAGCAGTAGCAGCTGTGAGACAGGGGCCAATGTTGACATTGTGGTCTCTCTGCATGGAG GTTACCAGGCCTCTCCTCAGGACCGCTTCCTGGTCATGGCTGCTGAGATGGAAGCAAATGTAAGTGCAGGCTCCCTGGATCTCGCCCAGTTCTGGAAGGAAGTTCCCAAAGCAAAGATCATGGAGCACAG ACTTCGGTGTCATATTCTTGAGAGTCCTAAGTCTATTCTGAGTAATCTGAGTGACACTTCGTTAGGCACGCCTACCACTGACACCCAAGATCTCCACATGACA TTAATGCGAGTCATGGCCAGTAACTCCCGCCTGGAGCAGAAGGTGGACATGTGTTTATGGTTGCAGAAGGTTCTCCTCTTACTGGCATCAGTGTTGCTGGCTTTCAGCTTCTCCACCATCTACTTACTGTGGACATCATAA